The following coding sequences lie in one Methylotuvimicrobium alcaliphilum 20Z genomic window:
- a CDS encoding DUF4194 domain-containing protein, translated as MSFFDKPLAGNSAEQPDLFDLLRGRIEPSEVSNAQQTDESLALDEQSEAGGETEADSGRLPSEARRALVGLLRHGVIMADNKRLQFEALCRYRAPIEAHLADMYLRLLLDEQAGLAILLQQEAEELDEDDEISSLIVRRTLTLYDTLLLLVLRKHYQERQNAGEQRVIIDIDRVDVALRPFLPLTNSSRSDRRQLSGALKIMKDRKILAAVRGDEERFEITPVIRYVVNAAFLEQMLEEYLKLATGASLSEEQEASDV; from the coding sequence GTGAGTTTTTTCGATAAACCGCTGGCCGGAAATTCTGCCGAACAGCCCGATCTGTTCGATTTGCTTCGCGGCCGAATCGAGCCGTCCGAGGTTTCAAACGCGCAGCAGACAGATGAATCCCTCGCGCTCGACGAGCAGTCTGAAGCCGGCGGCGAGACGGAAGCCGATTCCGGCCGATTGCCGTCCGAAGCGCGCCGTGCTTTAGTCGGGTTGCTGCGCCACGGCGTGATCATGGCCGACAATAAACGCCTGCAATTCGAGGCCTTGTGCCGCTACCGCGCGCCAATCGAAGCCCATCTGGCCGATATGTATCTGCGCCTGTTGCTGGATGAGCAAGCGGGACTGGCTATTTTACTGCAACAAGAAGCGGAAGAACTCGACGAGGACGATGAAATCAGTAGTCTGATCGTCAGGCGAACCTTAACTCTGTACGATACCTTATTGCTACTGGTGTTGCGCAAGCATTATCAAGAACGGCAAAACGCCGGCGAGCAGCGCGTCATTATCGATATCGACCGCGTCGATGTCGCGTTGCGGCCGTTTCTGCCGTTGACCAACAGCAGTCGCAGCGACCGGCGGCAGTTGAGCGGGGCGTTGAAAATCATGAAAGACCGGAAAATTTTGGCGGCGGTGCGCGGCGATGAAGAGCGTTTTGAAATCACGCCGGTGATTCGTTATGTCGTCAATGCTGCCTTTCTCGAGCAAATGCTCGAAGAATATCTGAAGCTGGCGACCGGCGCCAGCCTGAGCGAAGAACAGGAGGCTTCCGATGTCTGA
- a CDS encoding MFS transporter small subunit, producing the protein MKNSKPFKPGQWVLLLVYWLYVAIPLAWGVWSTLRKAMVLFN; encoded by the coding sequence ATGAAAAACAGCAAACCTTTTAAACCCGGCCAATGGGTTCTGTTGCTAGTATACTGGCTTTATGTCGCCATTCCTTTAGCTTGGGGTGTTTGGTCGACATTGCGTAAAGCGATGGTTTTATTTAATTAA
- a CDS encoding DUF3375 domain-containing protein — MSFLELNARFRRLHKEHAAWRLLRSDNAPLILAFVADLFEEADEIAFGRAKMALDTELEHWREQGVIEVEVNAATYLRQWIQAGWLRELDDQLSKTDACEVALRFCRQLDQRETNATASHLRIVQDAVRDLSVAISPDPAERIQLLESRKAEIQRELDELEAGIVHELSDTEQRERIIEIYQLAAVLTGDFRRVEDEIRQIDQTLRVQMIESGGSRGDVILNLLEQEQLLAASDAGRAFDGFFQLLCDQNRSTELREQLKAILSRPAANNLSEQQARFLGKLMRELSRESGRVFQVRRRTEENLRQFVESGAAGEMRAVDRLLGKLERLAVCFKEADISMRHETSLRLDSGHVKIQSPDAWCLKMPEEQLDTRDVQEHINNATPSETMLRQLHAVQVLAVAEKLRKTLRASRIPLSIAGLVARQPIQAGLEELIAFLRVARAVGATELQGRETVEIKDRNGQRLKAEIPHYLLSAEQFPEQLEELIL; from the coding sequence ATGAGTTTCCTCGAACTAAACGCCCGATTTCGCCGATTGCACAAAGAGCATGCCGCCTGGCGTTTGTTGCGTTCGGACAATGCGCCGTTGATACTCGCTTTCGTGGCCGATTTGTTCGAAGAGGCCGACGAAATCGCGTTCGGCCGCGCCAAGATGGCACTCGATACCGAACTGGAGCATTGGCGCGAACAGGGCGTTATTGAAGTCGAGGTCAATGCCGCGACCTATTTGCGACAATGGATTCAAGCCGGTTGGCTGCGCGAGTTGGACGATCAATTGAGCAAAACCGATGCTTGCGAGGTCGCGCTGCGTTTCTGCCGGCAATTGGATCAGCGCGAGACCAACGCTACCGCGTCGCATTTGCGTATCGTGCAAGATGCGGTACGGGATCTATCGGTCGCGATCAGTCCCGACCCGGCCGAACGCATTCAATTGCTGGAATCGCGCAAGGCCGAAATTCAACGTGAACTCGACGAACTGGAGGCCGGTATCGTTCATGAATTATCGGATACCGAACAGCGCGAGCGGATTATCGAAATTTATCAATTGGCGGCGGTGTTGACCGGCGATTTTCGCCGTGTCGAAGACGAGATCCGGCAAATCGACCAGACCCTGCGCGTGCAAATGATCGAGTCCGGCGGTAGCCGAGGCGACGTGATTCTGAACCTGTTGGAGCAGGAGCAACTGCTGGCTGCAAGCGATGCAGGCCGGGCTTTCGACGGTTTCTTTCAATTATTGTGCGATCAAAATCGCAGTACCGAATTGCGCGAACAATTGAAAGCGATTTTAAGCCGTCCGGCCGCGAACAATCTCAGCGAGCAACAGGCCCGTTTTCTCGGCAAACTGATGCGCGAATTGAGCCGCGAAAGCGGACGGGTATTCCAAGTGCGGCGCCGTACCGAGGAAAATCTGCGGCAGTTCGTCGAAAGCGGAGCGGCCGGTGAAATGCGCGCCGTGGACCGATTGCTCGGCAAGTTGGAGCGCTTGGCGGTGTGTTTCAAGGAAGCCGATATTTCGATGCGTCACGAAACGAGCCTGAGACTCGACAGCGGACATGTCAAAATACAATCGCCTGACGCTTGGTGTCTGAAAATGCCCGAGGAACAGCTCGACACGCGCGATGTCCAAGAACACATCAATAACGCCACGCCCAGCGAGACCATGTTGCGTCAATTGCATGCGGTGCAGGTGCTGGCTGTCGCGGAAAAATTGCGCAAAACATTACGGGCCAGCCGAATTCCGCTCAGTATCGCGGGCCTGGTTGCGCGTCAGCCGATTCAGGCCGGTCTGGAAGAATTGATCGCATTTCTCAGGGTTGCGCGCGCGGTCGGCGCGACCGAATTGCAGGGCAGGGAGACAGTGGAAATCAAAGATAGAAACGGGCAGCGTCTCAAAGCGGAAATTCCGCATTATTTGCTCAGTGCCGAGCAATTTCCCGAACAACTTGAGGAGTTGATTTTGTGA
- the gorA gene encoding glutathione-disulfide reductase, with the protein MTDYDFELFVIGAGSGGVRAARTAANLGIRVAIAEDRHLGGTCVNVGCVPKKLFVYASHFREDFEAAKGFGWSLSEPGFDWPRLLSQKDRELERLRGIYGSLLDKSGVTLIEGRATLLDAHTVQVGETRYRSERILIATGGKPFIPDFPGNEHVVNSDDMFALDKLPKRLLIVGGGYIAVEFAGIMHGMGVNTKLCYRGEQILRGFDHDVRAFADQEMRKKGIDILLNTNIKSVARTESGYEAHTDRNQIVEADLILYATGRNPNTAGLGLSELGVALTENGEIVVDDRYQSNIPSIYALGDVTGGLNLTPVATAEAMALVNTLYTDKPTSVDYDYIPTAVFSQPNIGTVGLTESEAKERYSDIEIYKSVFTPMKHTLSGFDEKTMMKMIVRKSTDRVLGIHMVGPEAGEIIQGMAVAIRAGATKAVFDSTIGIHPTAAEELVTMRKSVG; encoded by the coding sequence ATGACTGATTACGATTTCGAGCTTTTTGTCATCGGCGCGGGTTCGGGAGGCGTTCGAGCTGCACGAACGGCCGCCAACCTCGGCATCCGCGTCGCCATCGCCGAAGACCGCCATCTGGGCGGTACCTGCGTCAATGTCGGTTGCGTGCCTAAGAAATTGTTCGTCTATGCCTCGCATTTTCGCGAGGATTTTGAAGCGGCTAAAGGTTTCGGCTGGTCGCTAAGCGAACCCGGCTTCGACTGGCCGCGTTTGTTGTCGCAAAAGGATCGCGAATTGGAACGGCTGCGAGGCATATACGGCAGCTTGCTCGACAAGTCAGGCGTAACGCTGATCGAAGGCCGAGCGACATTGCTTGACGCTCATACCGTACAAGTCGGCGAAACTCGATACCGCAGCGAACGCATTCTAATCGCGACCGGCGGCAAGCCGTTTATTCCCGATTTTCCGGGCAACGAACATGTCGTCAATTCCGATGACATGTTCGCATTGGATAAACTCCCGAAGCGGCTATTAATCGTCGGCGGCGGCTATATTGCCGTCGAATTCGCCGGCATCATGCACGGAATGGGCGTTAACACGAAATTATGCTATCGGGGCGAACAAATACTGCGGGGATTCGATCACGATGTTAGAGCATTCGCCGATCAAGAAATGCGAAAAAAAGGCATCGATATTCTGCTCAACACCAACATTAAATCGGTCGCCCGAACCGAAAGCGGCTATGAAGCCCATACCGACCGGAACCAAATCGTTGAAGCCGATCTGATTTTATACGCGACCGGACGAAACCCGAATACTGCGGGACTAGGACTGTCAGAACTCGGCGTTGCGCTGACAGAGAACGGGGAAATCGTCGTCGACGACCGATATCAAAGCAATATTCCGTCGATATACGCGCTGGGCGATGTCACCGGCGGACTTAACCTGACACCGGTCGCAACCGCCGAAGCAATGGCTCTGGTCAACACTCTCTATACCGATAAACCCACTTCGGTCGATTACGACTATATCCCAACGGCGGTATTCAGCCAGCCGAATATCGGCACTGTGGGGTTGACCGAATCCGAAGCCAAGGAGCGATATTCCGATATCGAGATCTATAAATCGGTTTTTACGCCGATGAAACACACGCTGTCCGGTTTCGATGAAAAAACGATGATGAAAATGATCGTCAGAAAAAGCACCGACCGGGTCCTAGGCATCCACATGGTCGGGCCGGAAGCCGGAGAAATCATACAAGGCATGGCAGTCGCAATTCGGGCCGGCGCGACCAAGGCCGTCTTCGACTCGACGATCGGTATTCATCCGACTGCAGCCGAAGAACTTGTCACGATGCGTAAATCTGTAGGCTGA
- a CDS encoding LOG family protein, with the protein MKRICVYCGSRSGKRPEYTLAAHLLAKELALHGIGLVYGGAHIGVMGQLADAVLAQNGEVIGVIPQNLVDKEVAHYGLTDLKIVGSMHERKALMADLADGFIALPGGLGTLEELFEILTWAQLGLHRKPCGLLNIDGYYDGLVSFLDHAVDEQFVKPVDRSMLLIEKHPKQLLDAFSTYRAPSVEQWLGREAT; encoded by the coding sequence ATGAAAAGAATTTGCGTCTACTGCGGGTCAAGATCCGGAAAACGACCCGAATATACTCTTGCCGCACATCTTCTCGCGAAGGAACTTGCGCTCCATGGCATCGGCTTGGTTTACGGCGGCGCCCATATCGGGGTCATGGGACAACTTGCCGATGCCGTATTGGCGCAAAACGGAGAAGTCATCGGCGTGATTCCTCAAAACTTAGTGGATAAGGAAGTCGCTCATTACGGACTAACCGATTTGAAAATTGTCGGATCAATGCATGAACGAAAGGCATTGATGGCCGATCTTGCCGACGGCTTTATCGCTTTGCCTGGCGGACTAGGTACACTGGAGGAATTATTTGAGATACTGACTTGGGCGCAACTGGGCTTGCATCGAAAACCCTGCGGCCTGCTCAATATCGACGGCTACTACGACGGCTTGGTTTCATTTTTGGATCATGCCGTTGACGAACAATTCGTCAAACCGGTCGACCGGTCGATGCTGTTGATTGAAAAGCATCCAAAACAATTATTGGATGCCTTTTCAACCTATCGAGCGCCGTCGGTCGAGCAATGGCTTGGCCGGGAGGCCACGTAA
- a CDS encoding L-lactate MFS transporter, whose translation MPGFFSKQRITASPDYNRWLVPPAALSVHLCIGQAYAFSVFNEPLTRVIGGSASSPDDWKLTELGWIFSLAIVFLGISAAFGGKWLEKVGPRLTMFVAACCFGGGFLISAFGVFLHQIWLLYLGYGVIGGIGLGLGYVSPVSTLIKWFPDRRGMATGMAIMGFGGGAMIGAPLSVLLMDYFQSTVSVGVIETFSVMGGLYFLSMTIGALTIRTPPEDWRPEGWKPPVLRNKMITHRHVHIDQALKTPQFYLLWLVLCLNVTAGIGVLGQASVMIQEIFKGLVTPAAAAGFVGLLSLFNMGGRFFWSTVSDYIGRKSTYFVFFAVGAGLYAVVPSVGMAGNIALFILLYAVILSMYGGGFSSIPAYLADIFGTRYIGGIHGRLLTAWSTAGVLGPVLVNYIREFQIAQGIAKTDAYNVTMYIMAGILLLGFLCNLLIKPVHEKHYMQHDEFDELDGAYPLDEYRNTNPSTLTKTAS comes from the coding sequence ATGCCCGGATTTTTTTCTAAACAACGTATAACCGCCTCTCCCGACTACAACCGCTGGCTGGTACCGCCCGCCGCTTTGTCGGTGCACTTGTGCATCGGCCAAGCTTATGCATTCAGCGTATTTAACGAACCTTTGACTCGGGTGATCGGCGGTTCGGCTTCCTCGCCGGACGACTGGAAATTGACCGAGCTGGGCTGGATTTTCAGTCTGGCCATCGTGTTTCTGGGAATATCGGCCGCATTCGGCGGCAAGTGGCTCGAAAAAGTCGGGCCGCGCTTGACGATGTTCGTGGCCGCGTGTTGTTTCGGCGGCGGTTTTTTGATTTCGGCATTCGGCGTTTTTCTGCATCAAATCTGGTTACTGTATTTAGGCTATGGCGTCATCGGGGGCATCGGTCTCGGTTTGGGCTATGTCTCGCCGGTATCGACCTTGATAAAATGGTTTCCCGACCGGCGCGGCATGGCGACCGGTATGGCGATCATGGGTTTCGGCGGAGGCGCGATGATCGGCGCGCCGTTGTCGGTATTGCTGATGGATTATTTCCAATCGACCGTTTCGGTCGGCGTGATCGAAACATTTTCGGTTATGGGTGGTTTATATTTCTTATCGATGACGATCGGCGCATTGACGATTCGCACGCCGCCGGAAGATTGGCGACCCGAAGGCTGGAAACCGCCAGTACTGCGTAACAAGATGATCACGCATCGCCATGTCCATATCGATCAGGCCTTGAAAACGCCGCAATTCTATTTGCTGTGGCTGGTTTTGTGTTTGAATGTGACGGCAGGTATCGGCGTTTTGGGGCAGGCTTCGGTGATGATTCAGGAAATATTCAAGGGACTCGTCACGCCGGCGGCCGCGGCCGGTTTCGTCGGTTTGTTAAGTCTATTCAACATGGGCGGACGTTTTTTCTGGTCTACCGTGTCCGACTATATCGGGCGCAAGAGCACTTATTTTGTATTTTTTGCCGTCGGCGCCGGGCTTTATGCGGTTGTTCCTTCGGTCGGCATGGCCGGCAATATCGCCTTGTTCATTCTACTTTACGCGGTTATTTTGAGCATGTACGGCGGAGGCTTTTCATCGATTCCCGCTTATTTGGCCGATATTTTCGGTACGCGTTATATCGGCGGCATTCACGGCCGACTTCTAACCGCTTGGTCGACGGCCGGCGTGTTGGGCCCGGTTTTAGTCAACTATATCCGAGAATTTCAGATCGCCCAGGGCATCGCAAAAACCGATGCCTATAACGTCACGATGTATATCATGGCGGGAATTTTACTCTTGGGCTTTTTATGTAATTTATTGATCAAGCCGGTACATGAAAAGCATTATATGCAACACGATGAATTCGACGAACTGGACGGCGCTTATCCGCTCGATGAATATCGGAACACGAACCCTTCAACATTAACGAAAACCGCTTCGTGA
- a CDS encoding encapsulin-associated ferritin-like protein, translating into MANEGYHEAIEELSDATRDMHRAITSLMEELEAVDWYNQRVDACKDKDLKAILAHNRDEEKEHAAMLLEWIRRQDPKFDNELRDYLFTDKPIAH; encoded by the coding sequence ATGGCAAACGAAGGTTATCACGAAGCAATAGAAGAACTCTCCGATGCAACGCGCGATATGCATCGAGCGATTACTTCTTTAATGGAGGAACTGGAAGCGGTCGACTGGTATAACCAACGCGTCGATGCGTGCAAGGATAAAGACCTCAAAGCGATACTCGCGCATAACCGCGATGAGGAGAAGGAACACGCGGCGATGCTGTTGGAATGGATACGCCGACAAGACCCGAAATTCGACAACGAATTGCGCGATTATTTATTTACCGATAAACCGATCGCTCATTGA
- a CDS encoding ATP-binding protein, protein MSDGKSAQVRDLFACGAIRLRELSVYNWGSFHGLHTARIDPGGTLITGDNGAGKSTLVDGLMALLLPAGKATFNVAAAQGDRSDRSLMSYIRGSFGSAHDGGRTRILSKREGAVVTGLRAFYQADDGSQITLAALFWMSHAGNALGDLKRVYLVARRNVTLKELLDAFGDGDPRALKQFLRQDPMITACDDRFSEYQERYRRLLHMDNPNAPALLARALGLKKIDDLTSLIRDLVLEPSNVRDDARKAVDEFADLVGIHKQLLDARQQRDALADLPGVTEDLQRAEQDLQKLDAELDGLSAWFGEQCAGLWRLRIETIASALQQAKDHLERLEIQVNEAAERSEQCHADYLQAGGERIEFIKKDLQAAEAKLAEVNLKAARYQRVAGELQLDGRLEEAVFQDNQRQAQQAREAIANEKTQVQNYFAAEAAKLSNAQEQQRHLQDEIGEIEARPDSNIDAKFQILRDEMAEALGLDRGKLMFIGELLDVREDERAWQGAIERALGGLRTTLAVPESDFSLVTRWLNQRHTGLHVRVQVVRELDQAPEFKVDGYLRKLAWRDHPYRDWLKRHLARFDLHCVESTERLDRTPFSMTRQGLMHMDRGRFEKKDQQRIDDRRAWQLGFSNKNRLALLRQDVERLKQEILAFDEAVGKAREAMNAVERRDRQWNELSQFRWADIDVPYWQNRIVEHKNDIEQLERAGGDLAAAKARWEASKSALQDLQKRKESQIGRVSAIGKDHENAEKNRQQALKLAETGVADDLRAALLKKIGALKDAQLEDSAKIEERYRRDMEQQRGVVRARKDRASRSAVGIMTGFRAKWEIIAADWGGDLASLQDYLAHLAQLEQEGLPALVEKFRERLNRHATQSLAGIRTRIESEREDIDERIQTINRVLERTEFRAGSYLQLGMKNEQYEHVQHFNRLLSKVMEQLTSDDHEARFAGLQQVIAILDKASNPATANTQESLRLLDPRHQLSFYAEEIGAEDGKIRDVLMSSSGKSGGEKESFAGTIVAASLAYVLTPDGSDRPVYSTVFLDEAFSNTAEAVSRRVLRIFKELHIHVNLITPYKNLNLARESARSLLIAERDGAAHESSLCEVTWQEIDERLRQQAEAFDVVLTPEA, encoded by the coding sequence ATGTCTGACGGGAAGAGCGCGCAAGTGCGCGATTTATTCGCTTGCGGTGCGATCCGGCTGCGAGAATTGTCGGTCTATAACTGGGGCTCGTTTCACGGTTTGCATACGGCCCGTATCGATCCCGGTGGTACCTTGATCACCGGCGACAACGGCGCCGGAAAATCGACTCTGGTGGACGGTTTGATGGCCTTGTTGCTGCCGGCCGGTAAGGCGACGTTTAATGTCGCGGCGGCTCAGGGCGACCGGAGCGACCGAAGTTTGATGAGCTATATTCGCGGCAGTTTCGGCAGCGCTCACGACGGCGGCCGAACTCGGATATTGAGCAAGCGCGAAGGTGCGGTCGTCACCGGACTTCGCGCCTTTTATCAGGCCGACGACGGTTCGCAAATAACGCTCGCGGCCTTGTTTTGGATGTCGCATGCCGGTAATGCCCTAGGCGATCTAAAGCGGGTTTATCTAGTCGCACGCCGTAATGTGACCCTGAAAGAATTGCTCGACGCCTTCGGTGACGGCGATCCGCGCGCGTTGAAACAGTTCTTACGCCAAGATCCTATGATTACCGCTTGCGACGACCGTTTTTCCGAATATCAGGAACGCTACCGGCGCTTGTTGCACATGGATAACCCGAATGCGCCGGCGTTATTGGCGAGGGCTTTGGGCCTGAAGAAAATCGACGATTTGACTTCATTGATCCGCGATCTGGTGCTCGAACCCAGCAATGTGCGCGACGATGCGCGTAAAGCGGTCGACGAATTCGCCGATCTGGTCGGCATTCACAAGCAGTTGCTCGACGCCCGTCAGCAGCGCGATGCCTTGGCGGATTTGCCCGGCGTGACCGAAGACTTGCAGCGCGCCGAACAGGATTTGCAAAAGCTGGATGCCGAATTGGACGGCCTGTCGGCTTGGTTCGGCGAACAATGCGCCGGGCTATGGCGGTTGCGTATCGAGACCATCGCTTCGGCGCTGCAGCAGGCCAAGGATCATCTCGAACGGCTGGAAATTCAAGTGAACGAAGCCGCGGAGCGCTCCGAGCAATGCCATGCCGATTATCTGCAAGCCGGCGGCGAGCGTATCGAATTCATCAAGAAAGACTTACAGGCCGCGGAAGCTAAACTGGCCGAGGTCAATCTCAAGGCTGCGCGTTACCAACGAGTCGCCGGTGAATTGCAATTGGACGGTAGGCTCGAAGAGGCGGTTTTTCAAGACAATCAGCGTCAGGCGCAACAGGCCCGAGAAGCCATCGCCAACGAAAAAACGCAAGTCCAGAACTATTTCGCCGCGGAGGCCGCCAAACTGAGTAATGCTCAGGAACAACAACGGCACTTGCAGGACGAAATCGGCGAAATCGAGGCGCGTCCCGATTCCAATATCGACGCCAAGTTTCAAATCCTGCGCGATGAAATGGCCGAAGCGCTCGGCTTGGATCGCGGCAAGCTGATGTTCATCGGCGAATTGCTGGACGTGCGCGAAGACGAGCGCGCTTGGCAGGGTGCGATAGAACGCGCGTTGGGCGGGCTGCGTACGACGCTGGCGGTGCCGGAAAGCGATTTTTCATTGGTCACGCGCTGGTTGAATCAACGTCACACCGGCTTGCATGTGCGCGTGCAAGTCGTTCGCGAGCTCGACCAGGCGCCGGAATTCAAAGTCGACGGCTATTTACGCAAACTAGCTTGGCGTGACCATCCCTATCGCGACTGGCTGAAACGGCACCTGGCGCGTTTCGATCTGCACTGCGTCGAGAGCACCGAACGGCTCGACCGGACGCCTTTTTCGATGACTCGGCAAGGCTTGATGCATATGGATCGCGGCCGCTTCGAGAAAAAAGATCAGCAGCGTATCGACGACCGCCGCGCCTGGCAATTGGGATTTTCCAACAAAAACCGGCTGGCTCTGTTGCGTCAGGATGTCGAACGCTTGAAACAAGAAATTCTCGCGTTCGACGAGGCGGTCGGCAAGGCTCGCGAAGCCATGAACGCGGTCGAACGGCGCGACCGGCAATGGAACGAGCTAAGTCAGTTCCGCTGGGCCGATATCGATGTGCCGTACTGGCAAAACCGCATCGTGGAGCATAAAAACGATATCGAGCAATTGGAACGGGCCGGCGGCGACCTGGCCGCCGCGAAGGCGAGGTGGGAAGCGTCGAAATCGGCATTGCAGGATTTGCAAAAACGAAAGGAAAGCCAAATCGGGCGCGTGAGCGCGATCGGCAAGGATCATGAAAACGCCGAAAAAAATAGACAACAAGCCTTGAAGCTGGCCGAAACCGGAGTGGCCGACGATTTGCGCGCGGCATTGCTGAAAAAAATAGGCGCGCTCAAGGACGCGCAACTGGAAGATTCCGCGAAAATCGAGGAACGTTATCGCCGCGATATGGAACAGCAACGCGGCGTCGTTCGCGCCCGTAAAGACCGGGCCAGCCGGTCGGCGGTCGGCATCATGACCGGTTTTCGCGCGAAATGGGAAATCATCGCCGCCGATTGGGGCGGGGACTTGGCGAGTCTGCAGGATTATCTGGCGCATTTAGCGCAACTGGAGCAAGAAGGCCTGCCGGCCTTGGTCGAAAAGTTTCGCGAACGCCTGAACCGACACGCGACGCAATCGCTAGCGGGGATACGCACACGAATCGAATCGGAGCGGGAAGACATCGACGAGCGCATCCAAACGATCAATCGGGTGCTGGAGCGGACCGAATTCCGGGCCGGAAGTTATTTGCAATTGGGCATGAAAAACGAGCAATACGAGCATGTGCAGCATTTCAATCGTCTGTTGAGCAAGGTCATGGAGCAATTGACCAGCGACGATCACGAAGCGCGTTTCGCCGGCTTGCAGCAGGTCATCGCCATTCTGGACAAGGCCAGTAATCCGGCTACGGCCAATACGCAGGAAAGTCTGCGTTTGCTCGACCCGCGTCATCAGTTGTCGTTTTATGCCGAGGAAATCGGCGCGGAAGACGGCAAGATTCGCGATGTGTTGATGTCGTCCAGCGGGAAATCCGGCGGGGAAAAAGAATCGTTCGCGGGCACCATCGTCGCGGCGAGTTTGGCCTATGTATTGACGCCGGACGGCAGCGATAGGCCGGTTTACAGCACCGTATTTCTCGACGAAGCCTTTTCGAATACGGCTGAAGCGGTTAGCCGCCGGGTGCTGCGTATCTTCAAGGAACTCCATATTCATGTCAATTTGATCACGCCTTACAAGAACCTGAATTTGGCGCGCGAGTCGGCTCGTTCTTTGTTGATTGCCGAACGCGACGGCGCGGCGCATGAGAGTAGTTTGTGCGAAGTCACTTGGCAAGAGATCGACGAGCGTTTGCGGCAACAGGCCGAAGCATTCGATGTGGTATTGACACCCGAAGCATAG
- a CDS encoding peroxiredoxin, producing MTSNVPNIVFKTRVRDESIGGDNPFRWQDVSSDDIFKGKKVVLFSLPGAYTPTCSSTHLPGYEAKYQDIIDQGVDDVYCLSVNDAFTMFQWSKHLGIEHVKMLPDGNGDFTRLMGMLVKKENLGFGYRSWRYSMLVEDGKIVKLFSEPGFSDNCPDDPFTVSDADTMLDYLKS from the coding sequence ATGACTTCAAACGTTCCCAATATAGTTTTCAAAACCCGCGTACGAGACGAAAGCATCGGCGGCGACAACCCTTTTCGATGGCAAGATGTTAGTAGCGACGACATTTTCAAAGGCAAAAAAGTCGTGCTGTTCTCCCTACCGGGCGCATATACGCCGACATGCTCGAGCACACATTTACCCGGTTACGAAGCAAAATACCAAGACATCATCGATCAAGGCGTCGATGATGTTTATTGTTTAAGTGTCAACGATGCCTTTACGATGTTTCAGTGGAGTAAACATTTAGGCATCGAGCATGTCAAAATGCTGCCCGACGGCAATGGCGACTTTACCCGTCTGATGGGCATGTTGGTCAAAAAGGAAAATCTCGGCTTCGGCTATCGCTCTTGGCGTTATTCGATGCTGGTTGAAGACGGCAAGATCGTCAAACTGTTCAGCGAACCCGGCTTTTCCGACAATTGCCCGGACGACCCGTTCACGGTTAGCGACGCGGACACGATGCTCGATTACTTAAAATCATAA